The stretch of DNA GCCCCAGCTAGGGCTAAGGCCCACGAGAAGCCAGAGAAGAGTGCCTAAGACAAAAGGAGGGAGAAAGCTCCGACTAGGGGACCAAGACCTCGATTTGACCAACCTGCATTCACCATCCACGAGGTTGACACCTCCGCCACCAATGAAGACGATGACCGAGGTATCACCTGTCGTTACTACATGTACCACCAATCCACCTCGCACAACACCAAGGACTACTTCTCCTAGCAAGGGCAAAGGGAGCATGCGGAGCGAACAAGGCAACGATATCCCCTTGCTTGGAGACTAGAGCAGGAAAAAAGGGGAAGGTCGAGGGAAAGGATCACAGACCGAGTCGACCAGTGCAAAAAGGAAGAAAGCCCTCGGCGACAACTACCAGCACTAGGGCCGCAGCAAGATCGCCCCCGCTCACCACCGCTAGGGGACCTCTACTCGAGGAAGGACTATAGTTGGAGGGTTCACATGTGAGGACACTTCCTCCTCATGCAGAAAGGCATATGCTGGGCGAGCTCGGTATCACGAGGTGTACTTGGCGGAGTAAGCACCAAAGGGACGAGTCGACCCCAGTCATCCCCTTTGCGAAGGCTAACGAAAAATGGGTCTTGTACCCCCACAATGATGCTCTGGTGGTGACTATATTGGTCATCAACTTGACCACCCGGAGAATCCTCATTGACAACGGGAGCTCTGCAGACATCCTATTATGGGAGGTCTTCACCAGGATGGGAATTGATGCTGCCCAGCTGCACTCAGCCCCCATGTCGTTGAAGGGCTTCTCCGGGAGTATGGTTCATCCTCTGGGAACCATCACGCTAACAGTTCTCACTAGCAGCACCCCCTGTACGACCTCAATCATAGTCAACTTCCTAGTGGTGAGAACCTTGTCGTCGTACAACTCCATCATCGGAAGGCCCACCCTCAATAGTTTGCAGGCCGTCATGTCAACCTACCAGCTCAAGATGAAGTTCCTGACTCCCCATGGAGTGGTAGAAATCCGAGGCGAACAGGTCCTAGCAAGAGAATGCTACGTCCAAGAGCTAAAGCAGAAGGATGGTAGGGTTACCCCAGATGGCACCTCTAGGAAAGAGTAGACCATGCACCTCTTCGAAAGCCCTGGTAGGCCTTAGTCTATGACTTGCCATACCGGGCTCGAGGGGGAGTGGGAATGTGCATGACCCCAGAGATAAAGGCAAAAAGAATGAAAACTCCTCAGCTGAAggcttttccctttcttttgtaATGTGTCATTTACTTACTTTAAATTCTTGGTATTTGATGAAAGGCGTGATTTTCCAGGATAATGCAACACATCTACTTCAAACTTTCGTGTTATCAACAAAACATAGACAAGATGATCTACAATTAACAaaatttgcaacaaaaaaatcatcaacaaatcaATGCCTACCTTCGCTGCAATGTCAACGGGCGGGAGTGGGTCTTGTCCCAAACTACCTAAACAGCCTACCATCCGTAGGATCAAAGGGAGAACTAGGCCGAAGGCCGCTCTATCCCTCCCGTGATGGAAAGCGGCCCCAGCGGCCAGAACAACTTTCCGTAGCAAAGAGCAGACCAGCCACATCGTTATCATAATAAGTTACCTCCCTCGCAGGGCACCAAAAGGATGGGCATGCCAAAGGTTGCTTCACTCTTCCTGCAGTGGAGTGCGGGCTAGCCCTCGATGGCCCGAAGACaaaaagacttaccttccttgcCAGTGTCAATAGGTGGGAGCGGGTCTAGTCTCAAACTGCTCGAACAATGTACCTCCCACGAGATCAAAGGGAGATCTAGGCCGAAGGTGACTCTATCTAGCCCATGATGGAGGGCAAGTCCTACCCCCTCGGTGACCCAAACAACATACCCCAACCTCTACCGCAACGAAGAGTGGGATCAGCACCAGCCTAACCTAACACTTACCTTTCATGCAATATCAACGAGAGAGATCGAGTCTAGTCTCAATCTGCCCGAACGTCGTCCATCCCGCGGGACCAGAGGGGAGAGCTAGGCCAAAGGCTGTTCTACCCATCCCACGATAGAGAGTGGGtcatgccccccccccccccgactgcccgaacaacttaccccGACTCCTATTGTGGTGAATAACGGACCAGCTATATAGCTGTTCGAACTTACCCCCCTGCGGGTAACAGAGGAAAAGGTAGGTCAAAAGGTTGCCCTATCCATCCAGCAGCAAAGTGTGGGTCAATCCTCAGCTGCCCGAAAAcaaaagacttaccttcctcgtaagcgtCAACAAGCGAGAGTGGGTCCAGTTGAAAACTGCCCGAAACTTACCTCCCAGCAGAATTTAAAGGCTGTTTTACCTCCCAGCGGGATTTAAATGCTGTTTTACCCCTCCTGTAGAGGAGTGCGAATCCAACCTCCACTGTAGTCCGAATACTTACCCCGACTCGGGCTGTACAAAAAACCAGCCAACCGACCGGGACCGGGACCGACTCAGACTGGTCGCCGGAGTTCAAAACCGACCGAAACAGGCAGGGAACCGATCGGCCGTCGGTGGTAAATTATCAAAACCAGTGTCGGTCGGTTCGGTCCAGGTTTGAACCATCCAAAAACCAATAAACCGACCTCACCAATGTCCAGCAGTCCACCATCCAGCAGCGGTGCAGCCTCCATCGCTCCACGTCGGCACGTTCCTCCAGTAAACGAGGCAACCTCCAGTATATATTTTAGGTATgattttgtgagatttatgaggATGAAAATTCTGAAATATAGTGTTAAATTTAGTGATGACTGTCGATTGATGAGTCTGATTACAGTGATTAgtgattttcttgaaatttattttttgattgtgCCGTGTGGTATTTTGgtctagggttagggattgtGTTTTCTGGTTTGGGATGGTGAAATAGTGAATCGGTGATGAACGGAAAATGATTGAACACCATGTTAATTGAACACCATCTTGTGACTGTGCAATGTGCATTCACGGATTGAATATGTTTTATAGATTTTGTACAATGAACAATCGGTGATTTTTGTCATTTTGAAGATATAATTTGATGAATGTTCATAAATTTATTGACAAATGACAGTTgtgttataaatttattgacaGTTTTGTTGATTGAAAGTTTTGTTGAAAGTAAAACAATTTGcaatgtttattgaaagtaaaataatttgtgatgtttattgaaagtaaaatttatgatgtgttataaataatttatgatgTTTATTGACAATAAATGTTCataatttattgaaagtaaaataatttgtgagatttatgagcgatctaaaatgtagattagaatcttagatttgtgatgtttgccacgttgcaaactagctgctgtGTAATTGACAATTCAattatgttgatttttttgttctttattggttttacatgttagatggattcttcaTCAAGTGCAATTGATCTTGATCGAACTCTCAAATACCAAAACCCCCGGCTTCAAGTGCCCCTATTAGTAGTAAttgtccacttcctaagaaacgaAAGGGGAAGGATTCGTCAATTGTTTGGgaccattttacaaaagttgagggtTGTTCCATAGATGATTCTAAGGCCAAGTGaaattattgtggcaagatataCGCTTGCCACTCGAAAAGGAATGGAACTTCAACCatgcaaaaccatctaccttcatgtctcaaaaatcctcataaacaTGGACATTTAGATAAATACCAAATAACATGGTGAGGTATCCTCAGaggggtttggagagagtgataattctttaagaaatcttgtaacACATACATATAGTGAGGAGGCTGTGAGGATGGCGCTTGCAGAGATGGTCCTCGatgaattaccatttagaattgttgaagggtaaggatttaagaagatggtttggttgcttgaacctagatttaaagtgccatgtcgagtgactgttgcaagagattgtatgaaactatttgATCTGAAAAAgtcaaacttaaaaagttatttaaagatgggggaatgaggatttcattaacaaccgatacgtggacatcggtacaaaatcttaattatatgtgcctaactgcccatttcattgatagtgattggaaattgtaaaagaaaattattaatttttgtttaatccctaatcatcgaggggatacCATTGGAAAATTTGTTGAATCGGGCCTCttcattggggcattgataagatatttactaTTACAGTTGATAATGTtagctcaaatgatactgcaattgcatatttaagacatttttttacggagaatatgttggagggaaagtatatgcacatgagatgttgtgctcatattctgaatcttgtcgtgaatgagagtcttaaggagtgtgatgatgccattacaatggttagaaatgcgGTTAGATATGTGCACTCCTCCCCTGCAATATTAGACAAGTTTCAGAAATGTGCAGAAAATGAGAAAAcccgatggaattcaacttacatgatgttggaggctGCTGAGAAATTTGAGAAGGCTTTTAAgcgaatggagagtgaggactacaattttctttcttactttaaggatggaaacattGGGCCTCCTAGAGTTTACGAGTGGGAGACAGTACGGgtttttgtcaaatttttgaagatgttttatgatgccTCTTATCGATTTTCTAGTTCTTTACATGTCACGGCAAACAcaagttttttggagatttgtatgctccaaaaagagttagttagactgtgtgagagtgagaatacttgtttgatgagcatgACCATAAGCATGataatgaaatttgataagtattgtGATTCATTGGATAggatgaatttgttgttgttaaTTGCAGTTGTCATTGATCCACTAGTAAGTTGGGGAttcttacttttcacttgaaaaaaatttatgatcagAATTGGGCTGAAGATTTGTTAtcgagggtgagacaattattatcagacatATATGCGGAGTATAATGCTACGTTCGGTTCTTCCTCGAGTAGTAGAGAACATGTTTCCCCTCCGGCATCTGCACTTCCAAATTATGCTAAAGACAATCATGAGTCTGCacttttttatgagtggttgctAGCATCGATTGCCTCTAGATTTACAGCTACCAAAACAGAGATTGACCGGTATTTATCAAATGGCTGTGAGGCATTCAGCCAATCTTTTGACTtgttgaattggtggaaagtgaataagcctaactatcctatacttgcgagGATTGCATGAGACTTGTTAATCATGCTTGTTTCCACGGTTGCATCAGAGTCAGCATTTAGTATGGGAGGTCGTGTACTCGATCCTTTTCGAAGTTCCTTGGCTCCGAGAATTGTTGAGGCACTTATTTATACTCAGAATTGGTTGCGACATCCGTCAACGGcaattgatattcgagactccatggataatgttgagagCTTTGTAGTAGAAACTGGTAATgtatttttctcattcaatttccatattcatttatttgtataatttaatttaatttttttcattatcctaatttattaatattgattatttggtttttttttatagagttaggagcatcatacatcacaactattgatgattgaagagtAGAAGACTGCagttgaagaatgaagattctgagttttattcaagaacaatttttatttgttgcttACTTCTTTAAGAcaattttggttttgtttgtaatgtgtattaaacatctagtggatttttttttatttatctagtaattagtaatttagtatataagataataagactataaCATATAAGTAGcatatatgtagtagttattagttactaataatatatacattgcatgattaaaattaaaaagaaattgaataaataaaattaactttaaaaatTCTGCAAAAAAAAAGTCTAAGTGTAAATGATCTTGAATAACAAATTGAGCCcaaaaagaggttgaattgaGTCTTAAAATGGCTCAAACAGAGTGTCTCAAACCGGCCCAAAAACTGTGGCCCAAACTGGCCCAAACCAATAAACCGACCGTGAACCGGCTGGTAACCGAATAGGCCAGTTTTCGCCCCCAGATCGGTCGGTTTCGGCCAGTTTGGCCTCTCCCAAATAGCCGATCGGTCGGTTTCAGTTTGGGCCCAAAACCTAACCGATAGGGCAGTTTTTCAGCCCTAACCCCGACCTCCGCTGCGAACGAAGAGTAGGTTCAGCGCCAACTTGACCCAAATCTTACCTTTCCCTGCAATGTCAATGTGTGGGAGTGGGTTCAGTCTTAAATTGTCTGAACAAATTACCTCCTTGTGGAGTAACATGGATGAGTTAAGATAGAGGTCGCTTGGACCCTCCCGCGGAGGAGAGCAAGTCCAGCCTTTCGGCTGCCCGAACACTTACCCCAACTCCCATCGCAGTAGAAGAGCAGACCAGCCCCACGACCGTTAGAAGAAGTTACCAGCTTAGGGAATCAAACATGCGGGTTTGACTTGCGGCATCCCGACCTCTCCCTAATGGAGTGCGAGCCTAGTGTTTTGACTACCCGACGTGAAAAAAGTCTCCAAAGATGAAAGGCCGAGACAATGGGTGCACCACTTCGAAGGCCGGATAACAGGCCAACACGATGTCAACAAACGAGAATGGGTTCAGTCTCAAACTGCTCGAAAAAATTACCTCCGAGCGGGGTAGCAGGAGCGAGTCAAGCTGGAAGTCGCTTAGACCCTCTGCGGAGGAGAGCAGGTTCAGCCTTCTGGCTGCCGGAATACTTACCCCGACTCCCATCACAATAAACAACGAACCAGCCCCACGACCACAACGCTACTGACGCGGGTTAGCGAAACACTACTTGGCCTATCCCCTAAGGAGGCAACCAGAATTGCCCTGGCACGACTTAACTCTTAGGGGAGGATTTCCATCCCCTCAGGTCGGCAACAGTGGGCGAGGGCCAGCAAACACTGACAATAacttctattctttctttcagTTACATGCGAAAGTAAAGAACATCAACATAAATGGAAAAACTAAAGGACTAGATAGGGTGAAGCACATTCAGAAGATGGACAGAAAAAATAGGAAATCGGTGTAAGGGAAAGGCGGAGAGACATTGGCCTCTTCAAACAAAGGTTCTAAGGACCTCAAGAGAACGACTACCTAACAAAGGCAAACGAAAATAGTATGGGCAGGAGAGAGCTGTTGGCCTGCAGGGTCGTCAGGAATAGGTTGGTCACAGGTGGGGTGAACCATAAAGCTTTTGACGACAGCCATTTTCCCCCGCTTAACGCCAAACCCATAATTTCCTATGATGGAACCCTTAAGATcagccatttaaaaaaaaaaaagggaaaagaaaaagaagaagggaagAGCGTAAAAGGAAGCatcaaagaagagaaaaacaacaaaagggAAACATCGGTAATACAAGCAGCTTGTCACGACGAAATATGAAGCAATacttttaatgataaaaaattacatacaagTCACATGGAGACGACACACAGGTACATAGAtttaccaaaaagaaaagaaagggaacgaagagccaaaaaaaaaaaaaaagaaccagcAGCAACACCAAGAAGCTAGGGCATGGCAATGTCAGGAATCCTGACCGGAGACCTCGACATTGGTAGCACCAACTCCAGGAACATTGGGATCAAGATCACGGGGCTCAGGCACCGCTAGGAAGACAAGACCCGTAAAAGCGTCGGGTATCTCTTTCCTCCACAACTTGCGGCAAAACACAAAAGCCTTTTCCTCAACGACAATCTCTCCAAGGTTAAGGTCCTGCATATATTTCTCGAGAGTCCGCGAACATAGCTGCGGTCTCTCAAGGATATGGTCTCGCATCGACCTAAGACCCCCAGCACACTCGTGCCCCCATACGACATCGTGAATGCTTGGGATCGACTTCAACTGCCTGTCCAGAGGGGAGGCGACCTCTTGTACCCGAGACAGGTCGCCTCAAATATTTGTAGCAAGTCGCTCCGTCCACTGGTAGTCTTCCCTCGCTTTCTTCTTGAGCCTCTTCCAATGGCTGTTAAGCTTTACATTTTTTCGACGCTCCTCCTCCAAGGCAAGTCGTACCCTCCTCAGCTCTTGCTTTAGCTCATCCCTTTCTTCCCTCTCACCGCGTGCACATGGAAGGGTGGTCTGGGTCATCGCGTGAAGGTCCAGGTTTTCCTGCTCGATAGCCTCTTGGTAGTCCACAATAAAGGCCACTAGCTGAGAGGAACCCTTACAACAAGAAAGGCCGACATGCAACAGTCAATAAAGAGAATCTAGAAAATAgcaacaaaaaggaaagagatgGGAAAAGAAATCGCCGAACCTCATGGAAAAAGCCAGACAAACACTTAGCGACCTGGCTGATAGCTTCTGCACCACACCCTCATGTTTCCAGTTGGGCCAAAGGGGGGGATAACTTTTACTAAATCCTCAACATTAGACGCTTGTGCAGCCTGCTCAGTCTGTTGAGCCCCGTCAACAACCTATTCGACATGCATTCCCGCCTGGGCGGGCATATCTACACCAGGACCCACGAACTTGAGCCGACTACAACATTCAGAAGCGGGTCACCATCAGCTGGGTGCTCCACCTACATAGGCAGATCTTCACACAGACCCCCCAAACCTGTGCCCACTACAATATCCTTAAAGAGATCACCTTTCGCTTGGTGCTTCACCTCCGCAACACGGATACTAGAAGTAGTGGCCGCCACCCTCTCAATGACGGCTTCCAAGCCACCAAGCAACTCAAGATCCTCCCCACCTACCACAGAGCTAGGATCCCCAACTCAAACCTCGACCTCACCTTCAAAAGAGCGACTGCCGAGAGCAAAACGTGCTGAAGAAGGGGAGGAGACCCCCAGAAAATGTTGTCCCATGATAGCCCTCCTGGGAATCTCGACAGCAAAAACTCCCTGGCCTAAGGCGTTAATTTCTCCCATTTTTGAGAGCACATCACAAGCATCAATTGATGGGGGGTAGCACTATAGGAACCTCAACCGAAGGGCCTCTCGACGATGTGTCCAAGGACTCTGCAGAAAAATGTCTTACCTGCACCTCCATGCCAACAGGACACTTCCATCAGTATAACCAGGTAGATGGGACGATGGACCTCAGGCGCTGCCGACGCCCTTCCTTCAAGAATAGGGACACCAGAAGGAGGTCTGCTGATGGCCCCAGTCCCCTCCAAGCGAGTTTTCTTCCCCTTGCCAAGTAGAGAAGGATCCATGGGGTGCTTTCAGACAAGAGTAACCTGAGGCCGAGCAACGGTCACCCTGTCATCAAAAGGAAAGTAACTGAGAGGAGGCAAAGAAACCCTTAGGCTCTCCTCAGAAACAAAGGCTTCCAAAAAGACATTGTCGGAGTTCTTCTTCACCCACTCCCTAACAATGGCGATACGCTACGACTCAGCAGGGCTAGCCGTTGGACGCACCACCTTATCCTTAAGAACCTTTCCCAGTCACTTGCAATGGTTCACCTGACCAAACACGTAAAAGAACTTCAGTGACCAGTCATTCACCTTACGGTATAGCGATTCCAAGTTGACAAGGGCATGCATCACCCTCAAGCTGCAAACGTTCCCCTACTGCCGCAACACCTTGTGAGAGAGGAGGAACTCACGTCCAATAAGGTTAGCATGCTCCGGGTCTGACTCTAGTAAGGCACGTCGCCAAATGATGTTGCAGCAAATTAGGAGCCTCCAAGCATTTGGGTGAAGCTTAGACGGGACTAGACCAAGAAAATCCAGCAAATCGCGAATGGGGCGAGGAAATGGAAGCCTCAAGCCACATGTAAACATGGAAGGAAAGGGGGCCACTAGAGAAGAGTGACCCTCAGCGTCAACGATACCGTCGTGTGGGCCGGGACCTCAAAGAGCACCGATTCCAGCACCTAGTAAGTAAGGGCCAGTGATGCCCCAGAAAGACGGCCCAACATCGCCAACCTTTGGAGCGTCTCCCCCACCGAAAGCCATGGGTTGAGCAGATTTCGTAAAGGCCATCAACAAAGAAGTAGAATATAGTAAAGAAAGGATAATAAGTGAAAAGGAGGGAGAGTTGGGAGAATAGGGATGACAGGAAAACTACAATgcaatgaaaggaaagaaaatgctaatccAAATCGCATTTATATAGAAGGAAGGCAACGATTAATCTCCCACATCCCGTGACAAAAGGGAGATTTATGAGATGCTTTAAGTCCCAGAAAATACGCACCATAAAGCAACGTGAAGACCAAGTGCCGCCTGTCGCCCTTGACATTGATACAACTGAAAGGACGACATAATATTTATCGAAAAACATGCCAACAAAAGTGGAAAGGAAACAATATCTGGGTAGCTAAGCTAGGGGGAACCACCTCAAACTTTGAAGCCATGTGCATGTCAGTAGAGGGACCCCGACCTCAATGACAAGGCAGGTTtaagattaataataatttcCATCGTACGAGTCTGGTTAGAATTAGCGGGATAACTGTAAGGGACTTTTCCCCCCTCTGTCTTAGCGGGCCTGAGAAGGGCAACTAAAGAGATAAGAAGCAAAGGCCCAACCCAGAAAAAGTAAACTCTTTGGCCCGGCCCACGAGTAGGCTCCTCTAGACACTACTTCCATAAGAAAACTTGTTGCAGAAGGATGGGACTTGGTGACCTAGAAACTCCTCAAACAGTGTCCAGCTCTTGAGTGCTTGTCCGCATAATGGTAAGAAGTACGGGGGACCCTCGATCCTCTGACTTGGAAGGCAACGACAGACCAACAAGGACATCAGCGGGGTGAGGCAAATCAGGGAACCACGCCgtattaatggcaccactacccgaactacacgccacattaatgacgacGTCATAAAGTCACTTCGCATTAAatgactctgacaaaaggaataGTACGAAGGACACGGACTCTACGGgggcagacacgatctgtccTCACAGACTcctagtataaatagcaactctAAGGATACGAGAAACTCTCTCTAATCCCTAAACTCTCTTacatatttacaaactttcaagagaCTTTAcagactttggcatcggagactccctaGACCCATGGCCACCCTCTCCTAGTTGCTTTCTTCTCTCATTTTGCAGGCCTAGTTTTGAAGACCTGAATTGCTAGAACTTGGCTCAAAAGCGTAtgaaacacgatgttaacacATACcgtaataaatattgtaagatttatgttatttgtctatttttttctcactcgaaaaattcatattcaaataaGATTTGCAAAAGTCTTTTTTGAGTGGTCTCTCGCGTTCCAAGAAAAGATAATCCAAGtaagaacataaaaaagaatattcatAGTAGAAATTAAGAATATATGGACAATGAGAGCTAATCCTTTTCCGTCATatcaagagaaaagaaaaaagaatcccATATATTAAAATCAGAAAGTCCATCATAAACCATAACGTAACaagtatatgaagaaaaaagatcGAACTTGAATTAAGAAAGAAACCAATCtatagaaaattaataataataaagtaatatatTTCTTGGTCGTATCACGATTATGATACTATCTTCAATGCCGGAAATTTTCAGAGTTTAACGTCCTGGACGAGATTTTTGAGGTTTGTCCTAACAGTTGGTGCATTAACATACAAACAAACTTTTCGGAGTTTTCATAATCTCAAGTTTTTGTTCAATTGATCATCATTTGATTCTTATGGCCGGCGTGTTGTTATACATCTTCAGTGTACCAAACCCTGAAAATTGGGCTGATTTTCATAGCCATCGTCAGGATACCTAATTGGGCTGATTTCGTTGCGGTGTTGCTTGTTTTGTAAAGGACATGGCTATTGGTACAAACGAGGGTTTCCTCTTGATCTTGGTTCTACTTCTAGTCCTCAGACAATGCTCTCTGTTGCAGATGATACTCATTCGATGGGTGAGTATCTCTCAGCCACTACAACAAAAAGGCATTTTTCTCACAAGAATTTTTGTCCGAAATAGTCAGCATTATTGCCAGAAATGCCTTTTTCCCGTCATTTCAACTCGTAGGAGACTCACTGGAAATAACTGGCAATGATAATGATGTTTAAGAAACACTATCTCACGAGTTGAGATAGAGAGTGTGTCTTCATTCATAGAAATAGTAGCATGTACAACTGAAATCTATCCATGGAAAGTGTACAGGAAATGGAAAGAATTTTAACCAAATATACACGGCTAAATAGAAGCTATATACATCTAACACAAGAGATTTACTTTCTAAGAATATACACTAGTTGACTTAAGAAGATTGTTGAGATATCTTGGGAGGATGGCTGTGATCATGGGCTAATGTTCTTGATTTATGTACAGTTGAGTGATTCTTGATTTCATCCCTTTTAAATGGATGTTGCCAATAGCTGCAGATTTAATTGTTGtcccaaatattattatttctggCATATGATAGTCGTTAGAaatatagagttttttttttttgggaaatgtCACACACGAGTGGAGCTTGCTCGAGAGAAAAGTTTATTGTGGCGAATGATGTTGCCAGAAATGCCTATTGCTG from Juglans microcarpa x Juglans regia isolate MS1-56 chromosome 3S, Jm3101_v1.0, whole genome shotgun sequence encodes:
- the LOC121258653 gene encoding uncharacterized protein LOC121258653 — its product is MLGELGITRCTWRSKHQRDESTPVIPFAKANEKWVLYPHNDALVVTILVINLTTRRILIDNGSSADILLWEVFTRMGIDAAQLHSAPMSLKGFSGSMVHPLGTITLTVLTSSTPCTTSIIVNFLVVRTLSSYNSIIGRPTLNSLQAVMSTYQLKMKFLTPHGVVEIRGEQVLARECYVQELKQKDGRVTPDGTSRKE